One region of Ahniella affigens genomic DNA includes:
- a CDS encoding 4'-phosphopantetheinyl transferase family protein has protein sequence MLIDLAEPQFALRLARISDAMADMPTGQNWLSPSEQTRLQAMRHSGRREEFLLGRWLLRTLFARSFGGDPATWPFAEQPQRPPVSVRHSPFGYVSISHGGGFVAAAAAVSPIGVDVESATRRLPAEVFEPLFGRSGMTDLERLQHWVVTEAFLKQQILPAHTDTIRRNALQPAPVNRARVRVQLTDDYIFAIAGAPDVLSAASFAAWPGYGPVGSGQS, from the coding sequence ATGCTGATCGATCTCGCCGAGCCGCAGTTTGCACTGCGCCTCGCGCGTATCAGCGACGCGATGGCCGACATGCCAACCGGCCAGAACTGGCTGAGTCCGAGTGAACAGACCCGGCTGCAGGCGATGCGCCACAGTGGTCGTCGCGAGGAGTTTCTGCTGGGTCGTTGGCTACTGCGCACACTGTTTGCCCGAAGCTTTGGCGGTGACCCTGCCACCTGGCCGTTCGCCGAACAACCGCAACGGCCACCGGTCTCGGTGCGCCACAGTCCGTTCGGCTACGTGTCGATCAGCCATGGCGGCGGGTTTGTGGCAGCGGCAGCAGCCGTATCGCCCATTGGCGTGGACGTCGAATCTGCCACCAGACGTCTGCCTGCGGAAGTCTTCGAGCCGCTGTTCGGCCGCAGTGGCATGACGGATTTGGAACGGCTGCAGCATTGGGTCGTGACCGAAGCGTTCCTGAAGCAGCAGATTCTGCCCGCCCATACCGACACGATTCGCCGCAATGCGCTGCAACCCGCGCCGGTCAACCGGGCACGGGTTCGCGTGCAACTGACCGACGACTACATTTTTGCGATTGCCGGAGCGCCGGATGTGCTGAGCGCCGCATCGTTTGCGGCGTGGCCGGGTTATGGGCCGGTGGGTTCCGGCCAGAGCTGA
- a CDS encoding WD40 repeat domain-containing protein, protein MKTLLKSGALLLSLLSGLVSAQALTPQQQRQMKQVEQPSELAKELARVMDVNVLIGAAQQYESKSEWRNLQDVYERLVQLRPHAGTIKYELAAVYALQDEKRKAYDALINLQVQGYAYDPREDKRFEKVASTPVYEYILKNLDANRAPFGEGKVAMTLPAGDHLYESLAFDPTRKQFLVGSVRDGSISLADDTGKLTPFISATKENGLWSVTDLAVDAPRNALWVASTGLPHLKGIADTDFGKAGLFKFDLKTGALIGTYLLDAKAGPFILSALAVSSKGDVFVADDAGRRIFNIVDGKLNLYVSNPRLTSIRAMTFSPNGEVLYFADYDIGIFAIRLSDQKAIPLTPSKNLTMLGIQSMTEWNGDLIIVQNAFPPARIMRLKLRDDGAAVVQAVPVAAGRPEFTSLSQTATAGSDVYVISNSQKDQYDQYGIPRDVSKLEPVKIFKANLDVTIDPRGGQVRPLGG, encoded by the coding sequence ATGAAAACATTGCTCAAGAGCGGCGCCCTGCTGCTTTCCCTTCTGTCTGGCCTGGTTTCGGCACAGGCGTTGACACCACAGCAACAGCGCCAGATGAAACAAGTGGAGCAGCCGTCCGAACTGGCCAAGGAGCTGGCTCGGGTGATGGACGTGAATGTTCTGATCGGTGCTGCTCAGCAATATGAGTCCAAGTCCGAATGGCGCAATCTGCAAGATGTCTACGAGCGTCTCGTGCAGTTGCGTCCACACGCCGGCACGATCAAATATGAACTGGCTGCGGTCTATGCCCTGCAGGACGAAAAGCGCAAAGCCTATGACGCGCTGATCAATTTGCAGGTCCAGGGCTATGCCTACGACCCGCGCGAAGACAAACGCTTCGAAAAGGTCGCCAGCACGCCGGTTTACGAATACATCCTGAAGAATCTGGATGCCAATCGGGCGCCGTTCGGCGAGGGCAAGGTGGCCATGACGCTGCCTGCGGGCGACCACCTGTACGAATCGTTGGCCTTTGATCCGACCCGTAAGCAGTTTCTAGTTGGTTCGGTTCGTGACGGCAGCATCAGCCTCGCTGATGACACCGGCAAGTTGACCCCGTTCATCTCGGCTACCAAAGAAAACGGCCTGTGGTCGGTGACCGATCTGGCCGTCGATGCACCGCGGAATGCCTTGTGGGTGGCGAGCACAGGCTTGCCGCACCTGAAAGGCATCGCCGATACGGATTTTGGCAAGGCCGGGCTGTTCAAATTCGACTTGAAGACCGGCGCGCTCATCGGCACCTATCTGCTCGATGCCAAGGCCGGGCCGTTCATCCTCAGCGCGCTGGCCGTCAGCAGCAAGGGCGATGTGTTTGTCGCCGATGATGCCGGTCGTCGGATCTTCAACATCGTCGACGGCAAGCTGAACCTCTATGTCTCGAACCCGCGGCTCACGAGCATCCGCGCCATGACATTCAGCCCGAACGGCGAAGTGCTCTACTTCGCCGACTACGACATCGGGATCTTCGCCATTCGCCTCTCCGATCAAAAGGCTATCCCGCTGACGCCATCGAAGAACCTGACCATGCTCGGCATTCAGAGCATGACCGAATGGAATGGCGATCTGATCATCGTCCAGAACGCGTTCCCGCCGGCGCGCATCATGCGGCTGAAACTTCGCGATGATGGCGCTGCGGTGGTCCAGGCCGTGCCGGTTGCAGCGGGGCGCCCAGAGTTCACGTCGCTGAGCCAGACCGCCACGGCCGGCTCCGACGTTTATGTGATCAGCAACAGCCAGAAGGATCAGTACGACCAATACGGCATTCCACGCGATGTCAGCAAGCTCGAACCGGTCAAGATCTTCAAGGCCAATCTGGACGTGACGATCGATCCGCGCGGCGGCCAGGTCCGCCCGTTGGGCGGTTAA
- a CDS encoding NUDIX hydrolase — protein MTETVTLFNGRWLRIKARNGWEFAERVNPRGAVIVVALTPARELLFVEQYRPPIQATTIEMPAGLIGDLAGSEDEDILESARRELEEETGYQASRLDYVMGGPVSAGMSTEYAHFIRATGLTQVSAGGGDETEQIVVHRVPLAEAAVWLMAKQAEGFPMDPKIWSGLYFAERDARGQLWPEPTGP, from the coding sequence ATGACTGAAACCGTCACGCTTTTCAATGGTCGCTGGTTGCGCATCAAGGCCCGCAACGGCTGGGAATTTGCCGAGCGAGTCAATCCACGCGGGGCGGTCATTGTGGTCGCGCTGACGCCGGCCCGCGAGCTGCTGTTTGTCGAGCAATACCGCCCGCCGATTCAGGCCACCACCATTGAAATGCCGGCCGGACTGATTGGCGACTTGGCCGGGTCCGAAGATGAGGACATCTTGGAGAGCGCGCGCCGCGAACTCGAAGAGGAAACCGGCTATCAGGCATCGCGACTGGACTACGTCATGGGTGGCCCGGTGTCGGCTGGGATGAGTACCGAGTACGCGCATTTTATCCGTGCCACCGGGTTGACGCAGGTCAGCGCCGGCGGCGGCGATGAAACCGAGCAGATCGTCGTGCACCGGGTACCGCTCGCCGAGGCGGCGGTGTGGCTCATGGCCAAGCAGGCGGAAGGGTTTCCGATGGACCCCAAGATCTGGTCCGGTTTGTACTTTGCCGAACGCGATGCCCGCGGTCAGCTCTGGCCGGAACCCACCGGCCCATAA
- a CDS encoding beta-ketoacyl synthase N-terminal-like domain-containing protein yields MSPKPAVFAPIAIVGHACVLPGALSPDALWAAVVAKADLTCDVPVADWRMPNDSVLLTPGMQDADRCQHSRAGRVQGFADVWNPEGFAVPAATLQRQDPMLHWLLHSAREALRNVPGTRQRVGAVLGNLGFPTASMARFAENVWTDAAQSEPSHRYMSGGTAAWFARALQLDQGAFCLDAACASSLYALKLACDRLHDGRADLMLAGAVQGADDLFLHVGFSALKALSPSGQSRPFHRDADGLIPAEGAAVFALKRLADAVRDGDTIHGVIRGIGLCNDGKGRGLLVPDQSGQERCLRLAYASADLNPSDVSLLECHATGTSVGDATELRSAAAVFGDHAGLPIGSLKSNLGHLITAAGGAGLIKVLMAMRHQMRPPTRFDGALNPALPGLPFRVLTETEAWPSDGPRIAAVSAFGFGGNNAHLIVSEFAPELLQAPVTTTPTPARFALVGVGLLDGEYPDWASFASAAPATNGENGASSPGAMPPFDLELSGLRLPPNDLNRCLPQQLALFNVLRQAWHGQSEALPSRTAVIIGMEPDPNVARYGLRWRLANQFSGAALTEARDAVVPALDAAAVLGTMPNIPANRLSSQFDLMGPSFTVQALADSGLQALSLALDALTHHDVDLALVGVSEFAADDVDAAASGRPGSDGAIMLAIKRWDDASREHDRIIAEMVLDPNTNAPRALDPSPEQVPSLGAAAGLHALLAPLRAANRNLSVAGEPALGDSAHRSRVLPDGRTLRLLSPSERRRIDTPVPGLHLYSGANRQHVLAALRARQTSDVGPARLVILADASDYEAQHQRAEAMLEQGLPNTATLIYREQPIAGDVAFVFTGAGASYADMGRALLADLPELTNALRRESPRLLEGLRRAWEPDFEQADPSTQLLAASALSQCHLRLSEDILGLRADAWLGYSSGETNALFASGIWHQPDALMADMDASGLMQTTLAGEFRTLQTLWPESLGFATWTVLAPLAEVQERLQAFPRVRLCIVDSAEQCLIAGDREQCEHLVQAIGRTRCLPLSYSMIVHMPEVRAEAEAWYRLHARTAHPIRHGRIYSSAWAKAYEPSESACAQAILDQAIDTLDIRRVIEQAWQDGVRLFVEHGPGSSFSRAIRAQLGERDAVIVSLDRKGQGLSGLWQVVAQLRSAGFAVDLAAITRRLGIYDQVPAPTRPYRVQPHWPNVRRPTNRQPLALEAAPKLSDPFMKPAPALPPSSLPPVVWRSTRPNAAAVDVDTPVVPAVRAPVATAMRVAAVPAAITQVAPASSATTPAAAIAPTPPTVTVATAHAGVVAPTPIAPPETASALPAAALQHQLQQLTSLQQQYLAHQLAAHQRFLAIREQAVRVLLASGAQAQDFQGQVAHTAFDPPTPGVAPTPIVAQTAPRSEPSVNVSTVPEAPPAPVLRPEPRPAPASIAVQTATIPALAPPTGPTFSREQLEVHADGAISRIFGPAFTGQDHYLRQVRMPKPPLLLADRVVGLDAEPMALGKGRIWTETDVGSQTWYLHHEHMPAGVMIEAGQADLMLISWAGIDSVNRGERVYRLLGCELTYHGDLPKRGDTLRFQIDLDGHAAQGDVRLMFFHYDCYNGARPQLSVRQGQAGFFTDQELADSAGCLWRAEDQDIRADARVDAPLVTAIPERYERAALDAFAAGDLVRCFGPDFGFTRTHTRTPTFAAGDLLLFDRVTSLSSHGGPWQRGYLRAELDIHPDQWFFDGHFKNDPCMPGTLMFDACLGAMAFYLAAMGYTLKRDGWRFQPVPEVPYKLQCRGQVTPRSRQLVTEIFVEERHDGPIPTLYADLLCTVDGLKAFHARRVGLQLVPAWPMAYEASIPPIEATRPVATVDGFRFDQRALLACADGRPSEAFGPMYRRFDGVQRVARLPSPPYHFISRIAEIDGPIGVMKAGARVLAEYDVPAEAWYFSDNHGVMPFSVLLEAALQPCGWLSSYVGSALTQEIELGFRNLDGDGTIFAEIHPGSGTLKTEVCLTDVSASGGMIIESFEVHCWLGAQDIYRLKTVFGFFPEAALANQAGLPANPMHQQLRVEATPAAIEVASADAASRLKLAKHMLQMIDRIEGYWPTGGKAGLGAARAVKDIDPGEWFFKAHFFQDPVQPGSLGLEAMVQTLAYVMLEQGMADGIESPRFETIATGFPHRWKYRGQVLPKHRIVQTTLEVIERGRDQRGPFAIAEASLWVDGQRIYEASGLGLRIVSAASTGNPC; encoded by the coding sequence ATGAGCCCGAAACCCGCTGTGTTTGCTCCCATTGCCATTGTCGGACACGCGTGCGTGCTGCCCGGCGCGCTCAGCCCGGACGCGTTGTGGGCAGCCGTCGTCGCCAAGGCTGATCTGACCTGCGACGTTCCTGTTGCCGACTGGCGCATGCCGAACGACAGTGTGCTGCTAACGCCCGGCATGCAGGACGCCGATCGCTGTCAGCACAGCCGTGCGGGCCGCGTCCAGGGTTTTGCCGACGTGTGGAATCCGGAAGGGTTTGCGGTGCCTGCAGCCACGCTGCAACGCCAGGACCCAATGCTGCATTGGCTCCTGCATTCCGCGCGCGAAGCCCTGCGCAACGTGCCGGGCACACGCCAGCGTGTCGGCGCGGTGCTCGGCAATCTGGGCTTCCCGACTGCCTCGATGGCGCGCTTTGCCGAAAACGTCTGGACCGATGCGGCGCAATCCGAGCCGAGCCACCGTTACATGAGTGGCGGCACGGCCGCGTGGTTTGCGCGTGCCCTGCAATTGGATCAAGGCGCGTTCTGTCTGGATGCGGCGTGCGCCAGCTCGCTGTATGCCTTGAAGCTCGCGTGCGACCGTTTGCATGATGGCCGCGCCGATCTCATGCTCGCCGGTGCCGTGCAAGGCGCCGACGATCTGTTCCTGCACGTGGGGTTCAGTGCACTCAAAGCGTTGAGCCCGAGTGGTCAATCGCGCCCGTTTCATCGTGACGCCGACGGCCTGATCCCCGCTGAGGGTGCTGCGGTGTTTGCGTTGAAACGTCTGGCCGACGCGGTTCGCGATGGCGACACGATTCACGGGGTCATTCGCGGCATTGGGCTTTGCAACGACGGCAAAGGCCGTGGCTTGCTGGTGCCCGATCAATCCGGGCAGGAGCGCTGCCTCCGTCTTGCGTATGCGAGCGCCGATCTCAACCCGAGCGACGTCAGTCTGCTCGAATGCCATGCGACGGGTACCAGTGTCGGCGACGCGACGGAATTGAGAAGCGCCGCTGCTGTGTTTGGTGACCACGCTGGGTTACCGATCGGCTCGTTGAAATCCAACCTGGGTCATTTGATTACCGCAGCCGGTGGCGCGGGTCTGATCAAGGTGCTGATGGCCATGCGTCACCAGATGCGGCCGCCCACGCGTTTCGATGGCGCGCTGAATCCGGCATTGCCGGGCCTGCCGTTTCGCGTGTTGACCGAGACCGAAGCGTGGCCCAGTGACGGCCCGCGAATCGCTGCCGTATCGGCCTTCGGCTTCGGCGGCAACAACGCGCACCTGATTGTCAGCGAGTTTGCGCCCGAACTGCTGCAGGCGCCGGTCACCACAACGCCAACGCCCGCCCGCTTCGCGCTGGTCGGTGTGGGATTGCTCGACGGCGAATATCCCGATTGGGCAAGCTTTGCGAGCGCCGCTCCCGCAACGAACGGCGAGAACGGCGCGTCGTCGCCCGGTGCAATGCCGCCGTTCGACCTCGAACTGAGTGGCTTGCGTTTACCGCCGAATGACCTGAATCGTTGCCTGCCGCAGCAACTGGCGCTGTTCAATGTGCTGCGTCAGGCTTGGCACGGCCAGTCTGAGGCGTTGCCGTCACGGACTGCCGTGATCATCGGCATGGAGCCGGATCCAAACGTGGCCCGCTACGGCCTGCGTTGGCGTCTTGCCAATCAATTCAGCGGCGCTGCACTGACCGAAGCGCGTGATGCCGTCGTGCCGGCGCTCGACGCCGCCGCCGTGCTCGGCACCATGCCGAACATTCCCGCCAATCGTCTGTCCTCGCAATTCGACCTCATGGGTCCGTCGTTCACGGTGCAGGCACTTGCCGACTCCGGATTGCAGGCACTGAGTCTGGCGCTCGATGCGCTCACCCATCACGATGTCGACCTGGCACTCGTCGGCGTATCGGAATTCGCGGCCGACGACGTGGACGCAGCGGCCAGCGGCCGCCCGGGCAGTGACGGCGCGATCATGCTTGCGATCAAACGCTGGGACGACGCGTCGCGCGAGCACGACCGCATCATTGCCGAGATGGTGCTGGACCCAAACACCAATGCCCCGCGCGCACTGGACCCGAGTCCAGAGCAGGTACCAAGCCTTGGCGCCGCTGCGGGACTGCACGCATTGCTCGCACCACTGCGGGCGGCCAATCGCAATCTAAGTGTTGCTGGCGAGCCTGCTCTCGGTGATTCGGCGCACCGTTCGCGCGTGTTGCCAGACGGTCGCACCCTGCGCCTTCTGTCACCCTCGGAGCGCCGACGCATCGACACACCCGTGCCCGGCCTGCACCTATACAGCGGCGCCAACCGCCAGCACGTATTAGCTGCGCTGCGGGCCAGACAGACGAGCGACGTCGGCCCGGCCCGTCTCGTGATTCTGGCTGACGCAAGCGATTACGAGGCGCAGCATCAACGCGCCGAGGCCATGCTGGAACAGGGCCTGCCGAACACGGCCACGTTGATCTATCGCGAGCAACCCATTGCAGGTGACGTCGCCTTTGTGTTCACCGGCGCCGGTGCGTCTTACGCCGACATGGGTCGCGCGTTGCTGGCTGACCTGCCGGAACTGACCAATGCACTGCGCCGCGAATCGCCCCGGTTGCTTGAGGGCTTGCGCCGAGCGTGGGAACCTGATTTCGAGCAGGCCGATCCGAGCACGCAGTTGCTGGCGGCATCAGCACTGTCGCAGTGTCATCTGCGCCTCAGCGAGGACATTCTCGGATTGCGCGCCGACGCCTGGCTCGGTTATTCGTCAGGCGAGACCAATGCGTTGTTTGCGTCTGGCATCTGGCACCAACCCGATGCGCTGATGGCCGACATGGACGCCAGCGGCTTAATGCAGACGACGCTCGCTGGCGAGTTCCGGACGCTGCAAACGCTATGGCCCGAATCGCTTGGGTTCGCCACGTGGACCGTCCTGGCACCGCTCGCCGAAGTGCAGGAGCGTCTGCAAGCGTTTCCGCGCGTCCGCTTGTGCATTGTGGACAGCGCCGAGCAATGCCTGATTGCAGGTGATCGCGAACAATGCGAGCACCTGGTTCAGGCGATCGGACGCACACGCTGTTTGCCACTGTCGTATTCGATGATCGTGCACATGCCCGAAGTGCGTGCCGAAGCCGAAGCGTGGTACCGCCTGCATGCCCGCACGGCGCACCCCATTCGTCACGGCCGCATCTATTCCAGCGCTTGGGCCAAGGCCTACGAGCCGAGCGAGTCGGCTTGCGCGCAGGCGATTCTCGATCAGGCCATCGATACTCTGGATATCCGGCGGGTCATCGAACAAGCCTGGCAGGACGGCGTGCGCTTGTTCGTCGAGCACGGTCCAGGCAGCAGCTTTTCACGCGCCATCCGCGCCCAACTCGGCGAGCGCGATGCGGTGATCGTGAGTCTGGACCGGAAGGGTCAGGGTCTCTCCGGGCTGTGGCAAGTTGTCGCGCAGCTCCGCTCGGCCGGATTCGCGGTCGATCTCGCTGCGATCACACGTCGGCTTGGGATCTACGATCAAGTGCCAGCCCCCACGCGCCCGTATCGCGTGCAACCGCATTGGCCGAACGTGCGACGCCCTACCAATCGTCAGCCACTCGCACTCGAAGCAGCCCCCAAACTAAGCGATCCGTTCATGAAACCGGCGCCCGCCCTGCCACCGTCCAGTCTGCCACCCGTGGTCTGGCGCAGCACCCGGCCCAACGCGGCCGCAGTCGACGTCGACACGCCCGTGGTCCCAGCCGTGCGTGCGCCAGTGGCCACCGCTATGCGCGTTGCGGCGGTGCCCGCCGCGATCACGCAAGTGGCCCCCGCGTCGTCCGCGACAACACCAGCTGCTGCAATCGCACCAACGCCGCCAACCGTAACCGTGGCCACCGCGCATGCCGGAGTCGTTGCACCAACGCCCATCGCACCGCCCGAGACCGCGAGCGCGTTGCCCGCAGCGGCGCTGCAACATCAATTGCAGCAGCTGACATCTTTGCAACAGCAATATCTCGCGCACCAGTTGGCCGCGCACCAGCGGTTTCTGGCCATTCGCGAACAGGCTGTCCGCGTGCTGCTGGCCTCGGGTGCACAAGCACAAGATTTCCAAGGCCAGGTTGCGCACACCGCTTTCGACCCACCAACGCCGGGTGTCGCGCCAACGCCGATCGTCGCCCAAACCGCGCCGCGTTCCGAACCAAGCGTCAACGTGAGCACCGTTCCTGAGGCCCCACCTGCCCCGGTGTTGCGCCCGGAGCCGCGCCCTGCCCCCGCGTCAATCGCGGTGCAGACTGCAACGATTCCAGCGCTCGCGCCCCCGACCGGTCCAACGTTCAGTCGCGAGCAACTCGAAGTGCACGCCGATGGCGCGATATCGCGCATCTTTGGACCGGCGTTTACGGGTCAGGATCACTACCTCCGACAGGTGCGGATGCCAAAGCCGCCGCTGCTGTTGGCGGACCGTGTCGTGGGCCTCGACGCCGAACCCATGGCGCTCGGCAAAGGCCGGATCTGGACCGAAACCGATGTCGGCTCGCAAACTTGGTATCTGCACCACGAACACATGCCGGCAGGCGTGATGATCGAAGCCGGTCAGGCCGACCTCATGCTGATCTCCTGGGCAGGCATCGACAGCGTCAATCGCGGCGAGCGCGTGTACCGCCTGCTCGGTTGCGAACTCACCTACCATGGCGATTTACCTAAGCGCGGCGATACGCTGCGCTTTCAAATCGACCTCGATGGCCACGCTGCGCAAGGCGACGTGCGCCTGATGTTTTTCCACTACGACTGCTACAACGGTGCACGCCCGCAGTTGTCGGTGCGGCAAGGTCAGGCTGGCTTCTTTACCGATCAAGAGCTTGCTGATTCGGCTGGCTGTTTGTGGCGGGCGGAAGACCAGGACATTCGCGCCGACGCACGCGTGGACGCGCCGCTCGTCACCGCGATTCCGGAACGATACGAGCGCGCCGCACTCGATGCCTTTGCGGCCGGCGATCTGGTGCGGTGCTTTGGCCCCGACTTCGGCTTCACCCGAACCCATACGCGCACGCCAACCTTTGCTGCGGGCGACTTGCTGCTGTTCGATCGCGTCACGTCCCTCAGCAGCCATGGCGGACCGTGGCAACGCGGCTACTTGCGCGCTGAGCTTGATATCCATCCCGATCAGTGGTTCTTCGACGGTCATTTCAAGAACGACCCATGCATGCCAGGCACGCTGATGTTCGATGCCTGCCTGGGCGCCATGGCGTTTTATCTGGCGGCAATGGGCTACACGCTAAAGCGCGACGGCTGGCGGTTCCAGCCGGTTCCCGAAGTGCCCTACAAGCTGCAGTGCCGCGGCCAGGTCACCCCGCGTTCGCGGCAGCTGGTCACCGAGATTTTTGTCGAAGAGCGCCACGACGGCCCGATCCCGACGCTGTATGCCGATCTCCTGTGCACTGTCGATGGCCTGAAAGCATTCCACGCGCGCCGCGTGGGATTGCAATTAGTGCCGGCTTGGCCGATGGCCTACGAGGCCAGCATTCCGCCAATTGAAGCAACGCGTCCGGTGGCAACGGTTGACGGATTCCGCTTTGATCAACGCGCGCTGCTTGCGTGTGCCGATGGGCGACCGAGCGAGGCGTTTGGTCCGATGTATCGCCGCTTTGATGGCGTGCAACGCGTCGCCCGCTTGCCGAGCCCGCCGTATCACTTCATCAGCCGCATCGCCGAAATCGATGGCCCGATCGGCGTGATGAAAGCCGGCGCTAGGGTGCTGGCCGAGTACGATGTGCCGGCTGAGGCTTGGTACTTCTCGGACAACCACGGCGTGATGCCCTTCTCCGTGTTACTGGAAGCCGCACTGCAACCGTGTGGCTGGCTCTCCAGCTATGTCGGCTCTGCGTTGACGCAGGAGATCGAACTGGGCTTCCGCAATCTCGATGGTGACGGCACGATCTTTGCCGAGATTCACCCAGGCAGTGGCACGCTCAAAACCGAGGTCTGTCTGACCGACGTATCGGCCAGCGGCGGCATGATCATCGAGAGCTTCGAGGTCCACTGCTGGCTCGGCGCCCAAGACATCTATCGCCTCAAGACGGTCTTCGGTTTCTTTCCCGAAGCGGCGCTCGCCAATCAGGCCGGATTGCCAGCGAATCCAATGCATCAGCAACTGCGTGTCGAGGCGACCCCCGCCGCGATCGAAGTCGCGTCAGCGGACGCGGCCAGTCGTCTGAAACTCGCCAAGCACATGTTGCAGATGATCGACCGGATCGAAGGCTATTGGCCGACCGGTGGCAAGGCCGGGCTCGGCGCCGCGCGCGCCGTCAAAGACATCGATCCGGGCGAGTGGTTCTTCAAGGCGCATTTCTTTCAGGACCCGGTGCAACCGGGCTCGCTGGGCCTTGAGGCGATGGTGCAGACGCTCGCCTATGTGATGCTCGAACAGGGCATGGCCGACGGGATCGAGTCGCCACGCTTTGAGACCATCGCGACCGGCTTCCCGCATCGCTGGAAGTATCGGGGCCAAGTCTTGCCCAAGCATCGGATCGTGCAGACCACGCTCGAAGTCATCGAGCGCGGTCGTGACCAGCGCGGGCCGTTCGCGATTGCTGAGGCGAGCCTGTGGGTCGATGGTCAACGCATCTACGAGGCCAGCGGTCTGGGTCTTCGCATTGTCAGCGCAGCGAGCACCGGCAACCCATGCTGA